The Manduca sexta isolate Smith_Timp_Sample1 chromosome 17, JHU_Msex_v1.0, whole genome shotgun sequence genome includes a window with the following:
- the LOC115443146 gene encoding tRNA methyltransferase 10 homolog A: protein MVNEDENSIDAASEGNCSQGGNFHQCTLFDITIDPGLKDDEGNELPRPFTKSQMRKWLKKVKWVNRKAEKRAREKKKSKERKKEARAANVDLGPSRKALKKMKFERDKKSTGIIIDLSFDHLMIEKDRFKVIKQILRCYSINRRSETPLQFHITSFGEKSKNDMARHNGYEHWDIQFNEESYMDVFPKEKLVYLTSDSENVIEEFEEDTMYIIGGLVDHNQYKGLCHKLAVEQGIRHGQLPLDKYINMKTRKVLTIDHVFEIVLKVCEGEPWQEALMRVLPLRKGAHVCDKTSTLDSSSEIADKSDIESN from the exons atggtGAACGAAGATGAAAATTCAATCGATGCAGCTTCTGAGGGAAATTGTTCACAAGGTGGAAACTTTCATCAGTGTACGCTTTTCGATATTACGATTGATCCTGGCTTAAAAGATGACGAAGGCAATGAATTACCAAGACCATTTACTAAAAGTCAAATGCGAAAATggttaaaaaaagttaaatggGTTAATCGAAAAGCTGAAAAAAGAGCTAGAGAGAAAAAGAAGtcaaaagaaagaaagaaagaagctCGTGCGGCTAACGTTGATCTCGGGCCTAGCCGCAAAGCGCtaaagaaaatgaaatttgAAAGAGACAAGAAAAGCACAGGAATAATCATTGATTTGAGTTTTGATCACCTTATGATAGAGAAAGATAGGTTTAAGGTCATAAAGCAAATCCTCAGGTGCTATTCTATAAACAGGAGGTCTGAGACACCCTTGCAGTTTCACATAACTAGTTTTGGTGAGAAATCAAAGAATGATATGGCCAGGCATAATGGCTACGAGCATTGGGAT ATACAATTCAATGAGGAGTCATACATGGATGTGTTTCCAAAGGAAAAACTTGTTTACCTGACAAGTGATTCCGAGAATGTGATAGAGGAGTTTGAAGAGGACACTATGTACATAATTGGTGGACTTGTGGATCATAATCAATATAAG ggttTATGTCATAAGCTAGCTGTAGAACAAGGCATCCGACATGGTCAGCTGCCATTggataagtatattaatatgaaaacaaGGAAGGTTTTAACTATTGACCATG TTTTTGAAATTGTGCTGAAGGTGTGTGAAGGAGAACCGTGGCAGGAGGCATTGATGAGGGTGCTGCCATTACGGAAAGGTGCTCATGTGTGCGACAAAACAAGTACATTGGATTCAAGTTCTGAAATTGCTGacaaaagtgatattgagtctaattga
- the LOC115443145 gene encoding LOW QUALITY PROTEIN: probable serine hydrolase (The sequence of the model RefSeq protein was modified relative to this genomic sequence to represent the inferred CDS: inserted 1 base in 1 codon), with protein MTKHLSFRAFFNFSSLNTLQRKSPIYTNVLFNQLHSNKVPVKEIQIPTQWGNLAAKLWGESDTRPILALHGWQDNAGTWDPLAPMLVKNRSILALDFPGHGLSSWIPAGMQYYSWEFPRLILYLKEYFKWDKVSLLCHSMGSIAGMRFACVFPDDVDXYVAVDSIIYDDYDLNLVVDKYPTLLNKGLVAQSRLSEEPPSYTQEEIAKRWHYGTQKSVDIASVKYLAERGTKPSKKDPSKYYISRDSRLKYTLFNPEDKKFVEAFVKRLKAPTLYLKAIDSPFQSDPFSVEMREVIEKNNEKFECHFVPGTHHVHLNNPERVAPIILNFLQKYNILI; from the exons ATGACGAAGCATCTATCATTCCGCGCCTTTTTCAATTTTAGTTCCCTTAATACACTACAAAGAAAGTCGCCAATTtacacaaatgttttatttaatcaattacaCTCAAACAAG GTTCCAGTGAAAGAAATTCAAATTCCAACGCAATGGGGTAACCTGGCCGCTAAATTGTGGGGCGAAAGTGATACTAGACCAATTTTAGCTCTCCACGGTTGGCAAGATAACGCTGGGACATGGGATCCTTTAGCACCGATGTTAGTTAAAAACCGTTCTATTTTAGCTCTTGACTTCCCAGGTCATGGATTGTCGAGTTGGATTCCTGCAG GTATGCAGTACTACTCCTGGGAATTCCCTCGGCTGATATTGTACTTGAAGGAATATTTCAAATGGGACAAAGTATCGTTACTATGCCATTCAATGGGCTCAATAGCTGGTATGCGTTTCGCATGCGTTTTCCCCGACGACGTCG TTTATGTAGCAGTAGACAGCATAATATACGACGACTACGATTTGAATTTGGTAGTAGACAAATATCCAACTCTACTAAATAAGGGACTCGTTGCTCAAAGCCGATTAAGTGAAGAACCACCATCATACACTCAGGAGGAAATAGCCAAAAGGTGGCATTATGGAACACAAAAGTCCGTCGATATCGCCAGTGTGAAATATCTTGCAGAGCGTGGTACCAAGCCGTCAAAAAAGGACCCCAGCAAGTATTATATAAGTCGCGATTCTAGGTTAAAATACACTTTGTTTAACCCGGAAGACAAAAAATTCGTAGAAGCATTTGTGAAGCGACTTAAAGCCCCGACCCTGTACCTGAAGGCGATAGATTCACCTTTCCAATCAGACCCCTTTTCTGTAGAAATGCGTGAAGTTATTGAGAAGAATAACGAAAAATTCGAATGTCACTTTGTACCTGGCACACATCACGTCCATTTAAATAATCCTGAACGAGTGGCTCCGATCATTTTAAACTTCCTACAGAAGTATAATAtactcatttaa
- the LOC115443179 gene encoding LOW QUALITY PROTEIN: argininosuccinate lyase (The sequence of the model RefSeq protein was modified relative to this genomic sequence to represent the inferred CDS: inserted 2 bases in 1 codon), which yields MSTDRYQLWGGCFEEEPSDVLRRLNDSLPIDTRLFKEDIQGSRCWAKELFTSKHLSYEDYVKISEGLDKVEKDIEEELKQGGSLKDSEEDIHSVVECRLFKYAGDTALRLHTARSRNDQSATDTKLWMISSLPRLYSALCDLISVLVSRAENEIDVIVSGYTHLQRAQPVRWSHFLLSHGWALRDDATRLEEQSNRLSCCPLGSGALAGCALPIDRNRLANSLGFKDITQNSMFAVSSRDHIVEFLNWSSLWXIHLSRLAEDLIIYSSREFGIVRFSDQFSTGSSLMPQKRNPDGLELVRGAGGLLLGDAFAFSCTLKGLPSTYNKDLQSDKEILFRSYDRLLDCLKVTTGTMLTMKVDPEKALKSLEPEMLATDLAYVLVRQGVPFRRAHHIVGAVLRRASTLGVSLRDLPYQEYIDICPQFGTEEELRGTFSWVKSVEQYTSLGGTSRVAVDDQIKKLRTWLTKDN from the exons ATGTCGACT GACAGGTACCAACTATGGGGAGGATGCTTCGAAGAAGAGCCGTCGGATGTATTAAGAAGATTAAACGATTCTCTTCCAATTGATACCAGATTATTCAAAGAAGATATTCAGGGTAGCAGATGTTGGGCGAAAGAACTTTTTACAAGTAAACATCTTTCTTATGAAGACTATGTTAAAATATCTGAAGGACTCGATAAA GTTGAAAAGGATATTGAAGAGGAATTAAAACAAGGTGGATCTCTAAAAGACTCGGAAGAAGATATACATTCTGTTGTGGAGTGTCGTTTATTTAAGTATGCTGGTGACACCGCATTGCGACTTCATACTGCGAGAAGCCGCAATGACCAATCCGCCACCGACACTAAACTATGGATGATATCCTCATTGCCTCGATTGTATTCAGCCTTATGTGACTTAATATCG GTTTTAGTGTCTAGAGCTGAAAACGAAATAGATGTAATCGTCTCGGGGTATACTCATCTACAACGAGCTCAACCGGTGCGATGGAGTCACTTCCTTTTAAG TCATGGATGGGCTCTTCGCGACGATGCTACGAGGTTAGAAGAACAAAGCAACCGACTGTCATGTTGCCCGTTGGGTAGCGGAGCTCTAGCTGGGTGCGCTCTACCCATTGATCGTAATCGACTTGCGAATTCTCTTGGTTTTAAAGATATCACCCAAAACTCCATGTTTGCCGTTTCTTCAAGAGATCATATCG tGGAATTCTTAAACTGGTCCTCTCTGTG CATACATCTCAGCAGATTAGCCGAAGATCTCATAATCTATAGTTCCCGAGAATTTGGAATTGTTCGATTTAGTGACCAATTCTCGACTGGTTCGAGTTTGATGCCCCAAAAACGTAATCCAGATGGGTTGGAGCTTGTGCGTGGCGCTGGCGGTCTATTACTTGGAGATGCATTTGCATTCAGTTGTACCCTGAAAGGACTCCCTAGTACTTACAACAAGGATTTACAATCAGATAAAGAAATATTGTTCAGATCCTACGATCGTCTCCTAGACTGTCTGAAAGTAACTACAGGCACGATGCTTACGATGAAA GTGGACCCAGAAAAAGCACTTAAATCACTGGAGCCGGAAATGCTTGCAACAGATTTAGCGTACGTCCTAGTTCGGCAAGGAGTGCCGTTCCGTCGAGCTCATCATATAGTCGGGGCAGTCTTACGCCGAGCATCAACTCTTGGCGTGAGTTTGCGCGACTTACCGTACCAAGAATATATCGACATCTG TCCCCAATTTGGTACGGAAGAGGAGCTGCGAGGAACATTTTCGTGGGTAAAAAGTGTGGAACAGTACACTAGCCTAGGAGGCACCTCACGAGTAGCTGTTGATGACCAAATTAAGAAACTTCGCACGTGGCTTACAAaagataattaa